In Saccharothrix syringae, the following are encoded in one genomic region:
- the efeB gene encoding iron uptake transporter deferrochelatase/peroxidase subunit, with amino-acid sequence MTGGLPRRRLLGFAGAGAALAGAGAAAGALVGGAASSERVRPTGAEAVPFHGEHQAGITTPAQDRMHFVALDVTTDDRAELVDLLREWTAAARRMTAGQEAAEGGAVGGSPQAPPEDTGEALDLPASALTLTLGFGPSLFDHRFGLADRRPPKLVELPRFPSDDLDERRCGGDLCLQACANDPQVAVHAIRNLVRIGFGRVRVRWSQLGFGRTSSTSTSQSTPRNLFGFKDGTNNIKAEDADALREHVWVAPGDGPDWLVGGTYLVARRIRMHVEVWDRTSLAEQEAVVGRAKGTGAPLGQLAEFDPVDLHVKGAGGEYLVKEDAHVRLASAEHLGGVRILRRGYNFTDGTDGLGHLDAGLFFVCFNRDTGRQFVPMQMALSTKDRMMEYLEHTGSGHFAVPPGVREGGFWGDTLFEGRSGG; translated from the coding sequence GTGACCGGCGGCCTGCCCCGGCGCAGGCTCCTCGGGTTCGCCGGGGCCGGCGCGGCCCTGGCGGGCGCGGGCGCGGCGGCCGGCGCGCTGGTCGGCGGGGCGGCGTCGTCCGAGCGGGTGCGGCCGACCGGCGCCGAGGCCGTGCCGTTCCACGGCGAGCACCAGGCGGGCATCACCACGCCCGCGCAGGACCGGATGCACTTCGTCGCGCTCGACGTGACCACCGACGACCGCGCCGAGCTGGTCGACCTGCTGCGGGAGTGGACCGCGGCGGCCCGCCGGATGACCGCCGGGCAGGAGGCCGCCGAGGGCGGCGCGGTCGGCGGCAGCCCCCAGGCACCGCCCGAGGACACCGGCGAGGCGCTCGACCTGCCCGCGTCCGCGCTGACCCTCACCCTCGGCTTCGGCCCGTCGCTGTTCGACCACCGGTTCGGCCTGGCCGACCGCAGGCCGCCGAAGCTGGTCGAGCTGCCCCGGTTCCCGTCCGACGACCTCGACGAGCGGCGGTGCGGCGGCGACCTGTGCCTCCAGGCGTGCGCGAACGACCCGCAGGTGGCCGTGCACGCCATCCGCAACCTGGTGCGCATCGGGTTCGGGCGGGTGCGGGTGCGGTGGTCGCAGCTCGGGTTCGGCCGCACCTCCTCCACCTCCACGTCCCAGAGCACGCCGCGCAACCTGTTCGGCTTCAAGGACGGCACGAACAACATCAAGGCCGAGGACGCCGACGCGCTGCGCGAGCACGTGTGGGTCGCCCCCGGCGACGGCCCGGACTGGCTGGTCGGCGGCACCTACCTGGTGGCGCGGCGGATCCGGATGCACGTCGAGGTCTGGGACCGCACGTCGCTGGCCGAGCAGGAGGCGGTCGTCGGGCGGGCCAAGGGCACCGGGGCGCCGCTCGGGCAGCTCGCCGAGTTCGACCCGGTCGACCTGCACGTGAAGGGCGCGGGCGGCGAGTACCTGGTCAAGGAGGACGCGCACGTGCGGCTGGCCTCCGCCGAGCACCTGGGCGGCGTGCGGATCCTGCGCCGGGGGTACAACTTCACGGACGGGACCGACGGGCTGGGGCACCTCGACGCGGGGCTGTTCTTCGTCTGCTTCAACCGGGACACCGGCAGGCAGTTCGTGCCCATGCAGATGGCGCTGTCGACCAAGGACAGGATGATGGAGTACCTGGAGCACACCGGTTCGGGGCACTTCGCCGTGCCGCCGGGGGTGCGCGAGGGCGGGTTCTGGGGCGACACCCTGTTCGAGGGCCGATCCGGCGGCTGA
- the efeO gene encoding iron uptake system protein EfeO, with translation MPTTARALTAASLLLLAACGGPETTAGADGPIAVEATDDACKVARTSAKTGNVTFEVTNKGTKVTEFYLYAPGDRILGEVENIGPGLTRRLIVEVTEAGELQTACKPGMKGDGIRGAFTVDGEARKSADADAALAEATKGYQRYVNSQADGLLAKTTEFVDAVKAGDVERAKALYPVARTYWERIEPVAESFGDLDPKVDGREDVIEEGVEFTGFHRLEKDLWQAGPQADTASIADRLLTDVKEVVAKAKAVELTPLQLANGAKELLDEVATGKITGEEDRYSHTDLWDFRANVDGSQAAVAALRPVIEERDAALAATVDQKFKALDDLLETYRDGDGFRLYTALGESDVQALSAAVDALGEPISRVAEVVSR, from the coding sequence GTGCCCACGACCGCCCGTGCGCTCACCGCCGCGTCGCTGCTCCTGCTCGCCGCGTGCGGCGGACCGGAGACCACCGCGGGTGCCGACGGCCCGATCGCCGTCGAGGCCACCGACGACGCCTGCAAGGTCGCCCGCACCAGCGCGAAGACCGGCAACGTCACCTTCGAGGTCACCAACAAGGGCACCAAGGTCACCGAGTTCTACCTCTACGCCCCCGGCGACCGCATCCTCGGCGAGGTCGAGAACATCGGGCCCGGCCTCACCCGGCGGCTGATCGTGGAGGTCACCGAGGCGGGCGAGCTCCAGACCGCGTGCAAGCCGGGCATGAAGGGCGACGGCATCCGCGGCGCGTTCACCGTCGACGGCGAGGCGAGGAAGTCCGCCGACGCCGACGCCGCGCTCGCCGAGGCCACCAAGGGCTACCAGCGGTACGTCAACTCCCAGGCCGACGGCCTGCTGGCCAAGACCACCGAGTTCGTCGACGCGGTCAAGGCCGGTGACGTGGAGCGGGCCAAGGCGCTCTACCCGGTCGCGCGCACCTACTGGGAGCGCATCGAGCCCGTCGCGGAGAGCTTCGGCGACCTCGACCCGAAGGTCGACGGCCGCGAGGACGTCATCGAGGAGGGCGTGGAGTTCACCGGCTTCCACCGCCTGGAGAAGGACCTCTGGCAGGCCGGCCCGCAGGCCGACACCGCCTCGATCGCCGACCGGCTGCTCACCGACGTCAAGGAGGTCGTCGCGAAGGCCAAGGCCGTCGAGCTGACCCCGCTGCAGCTGGCCAACGGCGCCAAGGAGCTGCTGGACGAGGTCGCCACCGGCAAGATCACCGGCGAGGAGGACCGCTACTCGCACACCGACCTGTGGGACTTCCGCGCCAACGTCGACGGCTCGCAGGCCGCCGTCGCCGCGCTGCGGCCGGTGATCGAGGAGCGGGACGCGGCGCTGGCGGCGACCGTGGACCAGAAGTTCAAGGCGCTCGACGACCTGCTGGAGACCTACCGCGACGGCGACGGCTTCCGGCTCTACACCGCGCTGGGCGAGTCGGACGTGCAGGCGCTGTCGGCGGCCGTGGACGCGCTCGGCGAGCCGATCAGCCGCGTCGCCGAGGTGGTGTCGCGGTGA
- the efeU gene encoding iron uptake transporter permease EfeU → MLLSNGLIGLREGLEAALVVSILVAFLVRTDRRSRLPQVWLGVAAAVALSVVFGAVVSFTAATMTFEQQEAFGGGMSLLAVAFVTGMVFWMRATARTIAADLRGKLDRALEVGPLAVVVLAFLAVGREGLETAVFFYSSVQAAGSTVQPLIGFLVGIGVAVALAYLLYRGAIRFDLGAFFTWTGALLVFVAAGVLAYGLHDLQEAAILPGLDVLAFDLGDTVPEDSWYGALLKGIFNYSQRTTVLQAAAWSAYVLVVLPLFLIRPRTRAAAGARS, encoded by the coding sequence GTGCTGCTCAGCAACGGGCTGATCGGGTTGCGCGAGGGCCTGGAAGCCGCCCTGGTCGTCAGCATCCTGGTCGCCTTCCTGGTCAGGACCGACCGCCGGTCGCGGCTGCCGCAGGTCTGGCTGGGCGTGGCCGCGGCCGTCGCGCTGTCGGTCGTGTTCGGCGCGGTCGTCTCGTTCACCGCGGCCACCATGACCTTCGAGCAGCAGGAGGCGTTCGGCGGCGGGATGTCGCTGCTGGCCGTGGCGTTCGTGACCGGCATGGTCTTCTGGATGCGCGCCACCGCCCGCACCATCGCCGCCGACCTGCGCGGCAAGCTCGACCGGGCCCTGGAGGTCGGCCCCCTGGCGGTGGTCGTGCTGGCGTTCCTCGCGGTCGGGCGCGAGGGGCTGGAGACCGCCGTGTTCTTCTACTCCAGCGTCCAGGCCGCGGGCAGCACGGTGCAGCCGCTGATCGGCTTCCTGGTCGGCATCGGCGTGGCCGTCGCACTCGCGTACCTGCTCTACCGGGGCGCGATCCGGTTCGACCTCGGCGCGTTCTTCACCTGGACCGGCGCGCTGCTGGTGTTCGTGGCGGCGGGCGTGCTCGCCTACGGCCTGCACGACCTCCAGGAGGCGGCCATCCTGCCCGGCCTCGACGTGCTGGCCTTCGACCTGGGTGACACCGTCCCGGAGGACTCCTGGTACGGCGCGCTGCTCAAGGGGATCTTCAACTACTCCCAGCGCACCACGGTCCTCCAGGCCGCCGCCTGGAGCGCCTACGTGCTGGTCGTCCTGCCGCTGTTCCTGATCCGCCCGAGAACCCGCGCCGCCGCCGGCGCGCGTAGCTGA
- a CDS encoding lytic murein transglycosylase translates to MVVPPPSKTKPGPRARGRAGEVVGRLFLVLLLLAVAAGGAWALGRFNRPGPREAADPPFPVPFLEVEPGAAAPGSGGRVPAAGPATADPLVEWASSLAAEIDVPARALRAYATADLAMRAQQPGCRISWATLAGIGRVESFHGTIGGLELGEDGRPSRPIIGIPLDGSPGVKAIPDSDGGRLDEDTRWDRAVGPMQFIPTTWARYAVRANGDGNSPDPQNIDDAALAAARYLCSGGRDLGTGAGWWAAVLDYNASTEYGQKVFSGAEAYARASTGT, encoded by the coding sequence GTGGTAGTCCCGCCCCCGTCGAAGACGAAGCCCGGGCCGCGCGCCCGCGGTCGCGCCGGCGAAGTCGTCGGGCGCCTGTTCCTGGTGCTGCTCCTGCTCGCCGTCGCGGCCGGCGGCGCCTGGGCGCTGGGCCGGTTCAACCGCCCCGGCCCGCGCGAGGCCGCCGACCCGCCGTTCCCGGTGCCGTTCCTGGAGGTCGAGCCGGGTGCCGCCGCACCGGGTTCGGGCGGCCGGGTGCCCGCGGCCGGCCCGGCCACCGCGGACCCCCTGGTGGAGTGGGCGTCCTCCCTGGCGGCGGAGATCGACGTCCCGGCCCGCGCGCTGCGCGCCTACGCCACCGCCGACCTGGCCATGCGCGCCCAGCAGCCGGGGTGCCGGATCTCCTGGGCGACCCTGGCGGGCATCGGCCGCGTCGAGTCCTTCCACGGCACCATCGGCGGCCTGGAGCTCGGCGAGGACGGCCGCCCGTCCCGCCCGATCATCGGCATCCCGCTCGACGGCTCGCCGGGGGTCAAGGCGATCCCCGACTCCGACGGCGGCCGGCTGGACGAGGACACGCGGTGGGACCGGGCCGTGGGGCCGATGCAGTTCATCCCCACCACGTGGGCGCGCTACGCGGTCCGCGCCAACGGCGACGGAAACAGCCCGGACCCGCAGAACATCGACGACGCCGCCCTGGCCGCCGCCCGGTACCTGTGCTCGGGCGGGCGCGACCTGGGCACCGGCGCAGGCTGGTGGGCGGCCGTGCTGGACTACAACGCCTCGACCGAGTACGGGCAGAAGGTGTTCAGCGGGGCCGAGGCGTACGCCCGCGCGAGCACCGGGACCTGA
- a CDS encoding tetratricopeptide repeat protein — translation MTDGTFEAFRRAEALLAQRRPLEALRELAVVLEAAPEQAGVQLLAGRAYLGSAQLKRAEAAFRKVLELDPSDHYARFALGRTLQRQSRLPEALAQFRMAAAMNPTPEYQEALGELSARLAVERDR, via the coding sequence ATGACAGACGGCACCTTCGAGGCGTTCCGCCGGGCCGAGGCGCTGCTCGCGCAACGCCGACCGCTGGAGGCGTTGCGCGAGCTGGCCGTCGTGCTCGAAGCGGCACCGGAGCAGGCTGGTGTGCAGCTGCTCGCGGGCCGGGCGTACCTGGGGTCGGCGCAGCTCAAGCGGGCCGAGGCGGCTTTCCGCAAGGTGCTGGAGCTCGACCCGAGCGACCACTACGCGCGGTTCGCGCTGGGGCGGACGCTGCAGCGGCAGAGCCGGTTGCCGGAGGCGCTGGCGCAGTTCCGGATGGCGGCGGCGATGAACCCGACGCCGGAGTACCAGGAGGCGTTGGGCGAGCTGAGCGCCCGGTTGGCGGTCGAGCGGGACCGCTGA
- a CDS encoding alpha/beta fold hydrolase, with the protein MVHVSRGGEGPLLVLLHGLGATGSAWRGAVGSWPGSWLVVDLPGHGRSAPLGRYSFGSLAAAVASVVPAGPVAVLGHSLGGVVALALASGWFGVDVRAAAGLGVKLRWTEGELARAAGLAAKPPRVFPTRAEASGWAAKLAGVPLEDGVVETPDGWRAALDPAAFGVGAPDVDGLLAAARCPVLLAAGEDDPMCPPGDLLAAQPGGMVLAGVGHNAHVEEPGSIRPVLDRLHHALLG; encoded by the coding sequence TTGGTTCACGTTTCCCGGGGTGGCGAGGGCCCCCTGCTGGTGCTGCTGCACGGGCTGGGCGCGACCGGTTCGGCGTGGCGCGGCGCGGTCGGGTCGTGGCCCGGGTCGTGGCTGGTCGTGGACCTGCCGGGGCACGGGCGGTCGGCGCCGCTGGGCCGGTACTCGTTCGGCTCGCTGGCGGCCGCGGTGGCGTCGGTGGTGCCCGCCGGGCCGGTCGCCGTGCTCGGGCACTCCCTCGGCGGGGTGGTCGCCCTGGCGCTGGCGAGCGGGTGGTTCGGCGTGGACGTGCGCGCCGCCGCCGGGCTCGGGGTGAAGCTGCGGTGGACGGAGGGTGAACTGGCCCGCGCCGCCGGGCTCGCCGCGAAGCCGCCGAGGGTGTTCCCGACGCGGGCCGAAGCTTCGGGGTGGGCGGCGAAGCTGGCCGGCGTGCCGCTGGAGGACGGGGTGGTCGAGACGCCCGACGGGTGGCGGGCGGCGCTCGACCCGGCGGCGTTCGGGGTGGGCGCCCCGGATGTGGACGGGCTGCTCGCCGCGGCCCGCTGCCCGGTGCTGCTCGCGGCGGGCGAGGACGACCCCATGTGCCCGCCCGGGGACCTGCTGGCGGCCCAGCCGGGTGGAATGGTGCTGGCCGGGGTGGGTCACAACGCCCACGTGGAGGAACCCGGCTCGATCCGGCCGGTGCTGGACCGGCTCCACCACGCTCTGCTCGGGTGA
- the eno gene encoding phosphopyruvate hydratase, whose product MAVIEQVGAREILDSRGNPTVEVEVALDDGTLERAAVPSGASTGEHEAVELRDGDAKRYLGKGVERAVAAVLDEIGPELVGIEAVEQRVVDQKLVDLDGTPDKSRLGANAILGVSLAVAKAAAESSGLELFRYIGGPNAHVLPVPMLNILNGGAHADTEVDIQEFMIAPIGAESFREALRWGAEVYHSLKSVLKSKGLGTGLGDEGGFAPALSSNRDALDLILQAIEKAGYAPGRDIALALDVAATEFFSDGAYTFEKNKRSAEQMTGYYTELVNAYPLVSIEDPLSEDDWDGWVQLTAELGEKVQIVGDDLFVTNPERLEEGISRRAANALLVKVNQIGTLSETLDAVALATSYGYKSMMSHRSGETEDTTIADLAVAVGAGQIKTGAPARGERTAKYNQLLRIEEALGDAARYAGDLAFPRFTPEG is encoded by the coding sequence GTGGCGGTCATCGAGCAGGTCGGCGCCCGCGAGATCCTGGACTCGCGAGGCAACCCCACCGTCGAGGTAGAGGTGGCGCTGGACGACGGCACGCTGGAGCGCGCCGCGGTGCCGTCGGGTGCCTCGACCGGTGAGCACGAGGCGGTGGAGCTGAGGGACGGCGACGCCAAGCGCTACCTGGGCAAGGGCGTCGAGCGGGCGGTCGCCGCCGTGCTCGACGAGATCGGCCCGGAGCTGGTCGGCATCGAGGCCGTCGAGCAGCGGGTGGTGGACCAGAAGCTGGTCGACCTCGACGGCACCCCGGACAAGTCCCGCCTGGGCGCGAACGCCATCCTGGGCGTGTCGCTGGCCGTGGCGAAGGCGGCGGCCGAGTCCAGCGGCCTGGAGCTGTTCCGCTACATCGGCGGCCCGAACGCGCACGTCCTGCCGGTGCCGATGCTGAACATCCTCAACGGCGGCGCGCACGCCGACACCGAGGTGGACATCCAGGAGTTCATGATCGCGCCGATCGGCGCGGAGAGCTTCCGCGAGGCCCTGCGCTGGGGCGCCGAGGTCTACCACTCGCTGAAGTCGGTGCTGAAGTCCAAGGGCCTGGGCACCGGCCTGGGCGACGAGGGCGGCTTCGCGCCCGCCCTGTCGAGCAACCGCGACGCGCTGGACCTGATCCTCCAGGCGATCGAGAAGGCCGGCTACGCGCCCGGCCGCGACATCGCGCTGGCCCTGGACGTGGCGGCCACCGAGTTCTTCTCCGACGGCGCCTACACCTTCGAGAAGAACAAGCGCAGCGCCGAGCAGATGACCGGCTACTACACCGAGCTGGTCAACGCCTACCCGCTGGTGTCGATCGAGGACCCGCTGTCCGAGGACGACTGGGACGGCTGGGTGCAGCTGACCGCCGAGCTGGGCGAGAAGGTCCAGATCGTCGGCGACGACCTGTTCGTGACCAACCCGGAGCGGCTGGAGGAGGGCATCTCCCGCCGCGCGGCCAACGCGCTGCTGGTGAAGGTCAACCAGATCGGCACGCTGTCGGAGACGCTGGACGCGGTGGCCCTGGCCACCTCCTACGGCTACAAGTCGATGATGTCCCACCGGTCCGGCGAGACCGAGGACACCACCATCGCCGACCTCGCGGTGGCCGTCGGCGCGGGCCAGATCAAGACCGGCGCCCCCGCCCGCGGCGAGCGCACCGCGAAGTACAACCAGCTCCTGCGCATCGAGGAGGCCCTGGGCGACGCCGCGCGCTACGCCGGCGACCTGGCCTTCCCGCGGTTCACGCCGGAGGGCTGA
- a CDS encoding FtsB family cell division protein, with product MTPRDRDPRRGRDAARGARPARKRARAGVPAEGGSTARPQQRRPQSRARTRAGAGTGGAFGMTGTRRAALLAMVVCALALSIAVPLRTYLAQREELREVNASQETLRAEVARLEQRKRELADPAHVEAEARRRLHYVRPGETPYVVQLPGDAERELEERRPATEPAEDKAWYEQLWDSVAAR from the coding sequence ATGACACCCCGGGACCGGGACCCCCGCCGCGGCCGCGACGCCGCGCGGGGGGCCCGGCCTGCCCGGAAGCGGGCCCGCGCGGGCGTGCCGGCCGAGGGCGGGTCGACGGCGCGGCCGCAGCAGCGGCGGCCGCAGTCCAGGGCCCGGACCAGGGCGGGCGCCGGCACGGGCGGCGCGTTCGGCATGACCGGCACGCGCCGCGCGGCGCTGCTGGCCATGGTCGTGTGCGCGCTGGCGCTGAGCATCGCGGTGCCCCTGCGGACCTACCTGGCCCAGCGCGAGGAGCTGCGCGAGGTCAACGCCTCGCAGGAGACGCTGCGCGCCGAGGTGGCGCGGTTGGAGCAGCGCAAGCGGGAGCTGGCCGACCCGGCGCACGTGGAGGCCGAGGCGCGGCGCAGGCTGCACTACGTGCGGCCCGGTGAGACGCCCTACGTGGTGCAGCTGCCCGGCGACGCGGAGCGCGAACTGGAAGAGCGGCGACCGGCGACCGAGCCGGCCGAGGACAAGGCGTGGTACGAGCAGTTGTGGGATTCGGTGGCGGCGCGATGA
- a CDS encoding DUF501 domain-containing protein: protein MTQVSDEDRAAVAAQLGRTPRGMRAVAARCPGGHPAVVRTNPRLEDGTPFPTLYYLTCPRLTSLVSRLESAGVMREMTDRLAVDEELAGRYLRAHELYLAERDAIEPLGTTVTAGGMPGRVKCLHVHVAHSLAAGRGVNPFGDEALDLLADEWPAGDCASKVKN from the coding sequence ATGACGCAGGTGAGCGACGAGGACCGGGCGGCGGTCGCGGCCCAGCTGGGGCGCACCCCGCGCGGCATGCGGGCGGTCGCCGCGCGGTGCCCGGGCGGGCACCCGGCGGTCGTGCGGACCAACCCCCGGCTGGAGGACGGCACGCCGTTCCCGACCCTGTACTACCTGACCTGCCCGCGGCTGACGTCGCTGGTCAGCAGGCTGGAGAGCGCCGGGGTGATGAGGGAGATGACCGACCGGCTGGCCGTGGACGAGGAGCTGGCCGGGCGCTACCTGCGGGCCCACGAGCTGTACCTGGCCGAGCGGGACGCGATCGAACCGCTCGGCACCACCGTCACCGCGGGGGGCATGCCGGGGCGGGTCAAGTGCCTGCACGTGCACGTGGCGCACTCGCTGGCCGCCGGCCGCGGCGTCAACCCGTTCGGCGACGAGGCCCTGGACCTGCTGGCCGACGAGTGGCCGGCCGGGGATTGCGCGTCAAAGGTGAAAAACTGA
- a CDS encoding lytic transglycosylase domain-containing protein, whose protein sequence is MAVPKSKRRVKKRARAHPGTMTPRQWGFASAAIGAMLVPTLLHGSLPLDWVPLSGDTDIEAVPPGPGDVLGTLALEDSGALGAGGRLPETDELSASLLADADDPAGFEDDLPPLDGGFLREGQHGIPGVMLDAYMRAADRLAETTPACNLDWPLLAGIGRIESGHARGGRVNENGDTVDPILGPVLNGAPGVAAIRDTDGGRFDRDTTWDRAVGPMQFIPSTWAGYAADGNEDGKSDPNNIYDATIGAGNYLCAGGGDLAEPEARARAVFRYNHSNEYVATVLYWADVYANGVPVLPDLVGSDEDFGSDYDEGDTPVGASPPGSPNQPGTTTNPPSSNPSSSNPTTSSRPPGTTITLIPTSPTSPTTTPPCPTPTTGTTPTSTSTTTPTTTPEVPPGCPTPTTTTTTTTTTTTTAAQSPVETTATAPGSSPASPGSTSSSGSSVGSSWPTTSSSMRPV, encoded by the coding sequence GTGGCTGTGCCGAAGTCCAAGCGACGGGTCAAGAAGCGGGCGAGGGCCCACCCGGGGACGATGACGCCGCGGCAGTGGGGCTTCGCCTCGGCGGCGATCGGCGCCATGCTCGTGCCCACCCTCCTGCACGGCTCCCTCCCGCTGGACTGGGTCCCCCTCTCCGGCGACACCGACATCGAGGCCGTCCCGCCCGGTCCCGGCGACGTGCTCGGCACGCTCGCGCTGGAGGACAGCGGGGCGCTGGGCGCGGGCGGGCGGCTGCCCGAGACCGACGAGCTGAGCGCGTCCCTGCTGGCCGACGCGGACGACCCGGCCGGGTTCGAGGACGACCTGCCCCCGCTGGACGGCGGCTTCCTGCGCGAGGGCCAGCACGGCATCCCGGGCGTCATGCTCGACGCCTACATGCGGGCGGCCGACCGGCTGGCCGAGACCACCCCCGCCTGCAACCTGGACTGGCCCCTGCTGGCGGGCATCGGCCGCATCGAGTCCGGCCACGCCCGCGGCGGCCGGGTGAACGAGAACGGCGACACGGTCGACCCGATCCTGGGCCCGGTGCTCAACGGCGCGCCGGGCGTGGCCGCGATCCGCGACACCGACGGCGGCCGGTTCGACCGCGACACCACGTGGGACCGCGCGGTCGGGCCGATGCAGTTCATCCCGTCCACGTGGGCCGGCTACGCGGCCGACGGCAACGAGGACGGCAAGAGCGACCCGAACAACATCTACGACGCCACCATCGGCGCGGGCAACTACCTGTGCGCGGGCGGCGGCGACCTGGCCGAGCCGGAGGCGCGGGCCCGCGCGGTGTTCCGGTACAACCACTCGAACGAGTACGTGGCGACGGTGCTCTACTGGGCGGACGTGTACGCCAACGGCGTGCCGGTGCTGCCCGACCTGGTCGGCTCGGACGAGGACTTCGGGTCGGACTACGACGAGGGCGACACGCCGGTCGGCGCCTCGCCGCCGGGGTCGCCGAACCAGCCGGGCACGACCACCAACCCGCCGTCGTCCAACCCCTCCTCGTCGAACCCGACCACCTCGTCGAGGCCGCCGGGCACCACGATCACCCTGATCCCGACGAGCCCGACCAGCCCGACGACCACGCCGCCGTGCCCGACGCCGACCACCGGGACGACGCCGACGAGCACGAGCACCACGACGCCCACGACGACCCCCGAGGTCCCGCCGGGCTGCCCGACGCCCACCACGACCACCACGACCACCACGACGACGACGACCACCGCCGCGCAGAGCCCGGTCGAGACCACGGCCACCGCGCCCGGCTCCAGCCCGGCGTCCCCGGGCTCGACGTCGTCCTCCGGTTCGTCGGTCGGCTCCTCGTGGCCGACGACCAGTTCGTCGATGCGCCCGGTCTGA
- a CDS encoding Ppx/GppA phosphatase family protein has translation MARVAAIDCGTNSIRLLVADVTTSDGGGRWLRDVHREMRVVRLGQGVDATGELHPDAVARTRAALVDYTNVLRRKGAERVRMVATSATRDAANKDVFFDMTREVLGVEAEVISGDEEARLSFTGAVSDLDAGEGPFLVSDIGGGSTELVLGTWDGVRGEVEAARSVDIGCVRLTERCLHTDPPTGREVDEAVRVTREVLQGAFDAVPTERARTWIGVAGTVTTLVAVAKRLPSYQPDEVHLARLTVDQVRETTAALLAMGHDERAALGPMHPGRVDVICGGALVVRTLAEHLAERGVTELVASEHDILDGIAFSLA, from the coding sequence ATGGCGCGCGTGGCCGCGATCGACTGCGGGACGAACTCGATCCGGCTCCTGGTCGCCGACGTGACCACTTCGGACGGTGGCGGGCGCTGGTTGCGCGACGTGCACCGGGAGATGCGGGTCGTGCGGCTGGGGCAGGGCGTGGACGCGACCGGCGAGCTGCACCCGGACGCCGTCGCCCGCACCCGCGCCGCGCTCGTGGACTACACGAACGTGTTGCGCCGCAAGGGGGCCGAGCGGGTGCGGATGGTCGCCACCTCGGCCACCCGCGACGCGGCCAACAAGGACGTGTTCTTCGACATGACCCGCGAGGTGCTGGGCGTCGAGGCCGAGGTCATCAGCGGTGACGAGGAGGCGCGGCTGTCGTTCACCGGCGCGGTGTCCGACCTGGACGCCGGGGAGGGGCCGTTCCTGGTCTCCGACATCGGCGGCGGGTCCACCGAGCTGGTGCTGGGCACGTGGGACGGGGTCCGCGGCGAGGTCGAGGCGGCCCGGTCGGTCGACATCGGGTGCGTGCGGCTCACCGAGCGGTGCCTGCACACCGACCCGCCGACCGGGCGGGAGGTGGACGAGGCCGTCCGCGTGACGCGGGAAGTGCTCCAGGGCGCGTTCGACGCGGTGCCCACCGAGCGGGCGCGGACGTGGATCGGGGTCGCCGGGACGGTGACCACCCTGGTCGCGGTGGCCAAGCGGCTGCCCAGCTACCAGCCGGACGAGGTCCACCTGGCCCGGTTGACCGTGGACCAGGTTCGGGAGACCACGGCCGCGCTGCTGGCCATGGGGCACGACGAGCGGGCCGCGCTGGGGCCGATGCACCCCGGTCGGGTGGACGTCATCTGCGGTGGGGCGCTGGTCGTGCGCACGCTGGCCGAGCACCTGGCGGAGCGGGGCGTGACCGAGCTGGTCGCCAGCGAGCACGACATCCTGGACGGGATCGCGTTCTCGCTGGCCTGA